A single Thermoplasmatales archaeon DNA region contains:
- the rpiA gene encoding ribose-5-phosphate isomerase RpiA gives MSIEGIDAEKSLAAKEAVDLVRENTVVGLGTGSTVAYFIKHLAEKVSGGLNIKCVATSTDTKTMARKLGIKVVESIPDGIDLDVDGADEIDLRGNMIKGGGGALLREKIVASRSKKICIIIDSSKLKSAGIGKFTVPIEIFPFLRNTTVEMLENMGGKCTLRDNGTFKTDNGNHIVDCDFGIITNPKILERKIKMIPGVAEVGIFTNLCDLIIIGEKNKVKKIEVKRSKRGIL, from the coding sequence GTGTCTATCGAGGGGATTGATGCTGAGAAATCGTTGGCTGCCAAGGAAGCTGTGGATCTAGTTAGGGAGAACACAGTGGTCGGACTAGGTACGGGGTCTACGGTGGCATATTTTATAAAACATCTTGCCGAAAAGGTTTCTGGTGGTCTAAATATAAAATGCGTTGCCACATCGACAGACACAAAAACTATGGCAAGAAAACTTGGAATAAAAGTTGTCGAAAGCATACCTGATGGTATTGATTTAGATGTGGATGGAGCAGATGAGATTGATCTACGTGGAAATATGATAAAAGGTGGGGGCGGCGCTCTTCTGAGAGAGAAGATTGTCGCCAGCAGGAGCAAAAAAATCTGTATCATCATCGACAGTTCTAAACTAAAATCTGCAGGTATCGGTAAATTCACTGTACCTATAGAGATATTCCCTTTCCTAAGAAACACAACCGTTGAGATGCTGGAGAATATGGGTGGCAAGTGCACATTACGTGATAATGGCACGTTCAAGACAGATAACGGAAATCACATAGTTGATTGCGATTTTGGAATCATAACGAATCCAAAAATTCTGGAAAGGAAAATAAAAATGATTCCTGGGGTTGCGGAAGTCGGAATTTTCACAAACTTGTGCGATCTTATAATTATTGGTGAAAAAAATAAGGTTAAAAAAATTGAGGTAAAAAGGTCTAAACGCGGAATCCTTTGA
- a CDS encoding ArsR family transcriptional regulator — MTLSELSDKLAKYLILSDIPRSVAYTLVYIRDKDEVTSVEIERETGLRQPEVSVAMQWLRRKNWITKRNLKREGKGRPIHGYKLSKSFNEILDEIIQTQANKINEINENISRIKGFRV; from the coding sequence ATGACACTTTCGGAATTAAGTGATAAACTGGCAAAGTATCTCATCCTTTCGGATATCCCGCGTAGCGTAGCCTACACGCTTGTTTACATCAGGGACAAAGATGAGGTAACTAGTGTGGAGATAGAGAGAGAAACCGGACTAAGGCAGCCTGAGGTTTCTGTTGCAATGCAATGGTTGAGACGAAAGAATTGGATAACCAAAAGGAACTTAAAAAGAGAAGGAAAAGGCAGACCAATACACGGATACAAGCTTTCAAAGAGCTTCAATGAGATTCTCGATGAAATCATTCAAACACAGGCAAACAAAATTAACGAGATAAACGAGAATATCAGCAGAATCAAAGGATTCCGCGTTTAG
- a CDS encoding UPF0147 family protein: MDKQLYDEVLFLLDELSQDTTVPRNVRRNATDSKNRLMTGRESLDIKCASAVSVLEEMANDPNVPSHGRAALYTVISKLEALAKSQ; this comes from the coding sequence ATGGATAAACAGTTATATGATGAGGTTCTGTTCCTTCTGGATGAATTGTCGCAAGATACTACAGTTCCAAGGAATGTGAGAAGAAACGCGACAGATTCAAAGAACAGGCTTATGACGGGAAGGGAAAGTCTTGATATTAAGTGCGCGTCTGCTGTGTCGGTACTTGAGGAAATGGCGAATGATCCAAATGTACCTTCTCATGGCAGGGCTGCTCTTTATACCGTTATAAGCAAGTTGGAAGCGTTGGCTAAATCCCAATAA
- a CDS encoding Lrp/AsnC ligand binding domain-containing protein: MDSEELSVSMEKYYGERIVTALIGIEADMDMVDAVGEKFSTMKHVEDVFIVTGDYDVMLKVRFPDYNEFQDFLVKEVVNVEGVKKSKTMMVLSIKKEMGRRIGA, from the coding sequence ATGGATTCTGAAGAGCTTTCTGTTTCAATGGAAAAGTATTACGGAGAAAGAATAGTAACCGCCTTGATAGGCATCGAGGCTGACATGGATATGGTAGACGCAGTCGGAGAGAAATTCTCCACAATGAAGCACGTTGAGGACGTGTTTATTGTTACGGGGGATTATGATGTAATGCTAAAGGTGAGATTTCCAGATTACAATGAATTTCAGGACTTCTTGGTCAAAGAGGTTGTAAATGTTGAAGGGGTTAAGAAATCCAAGACAATGATGGTACTATCCATAAAGAAGGAGATGGGAAGGAGGATTGGAGCGTGA